The following nucleotide sequence is from Lysobacter panacisoli.
TCCAGTCGTACTGGCCGTGGATGACGTTGTGGCCCAGTTCCATGTTCTCGAGGATCTTGGACAGGCCCAGCACCAGCGCGCCGAGCGCGCACAGCGGCCACAGCAGCGCCGGCGCGAACAGCAGCGAGAACGCGCCGACATACAGCAGCACGCGACCGGCGACTTCGGTCCAGCGCACCCACGCGACGATTCGGCGGATGTAGTTGGCGTCGCGCTGGCCGAGGGTGGCGACCGTGCGCGCGCGCAGGGCGTCGAGTTCCTCGCCGAAACGGTCGAGTTCGGCCGGCGTCAGTGCACGATTGCGGATGCGGGAGCTCATTGCGGGGTTCACAGGTCCAGTACAAGGTCGGAAGCGGCGGCACTCACGCACAGGCGCAGCGCGGACACCGGCTCCGCCGTGGACTCGCCGGTGTGCACGTGCCGGCTGGTGCCGGAGGACTTGCCGCAGGCGCAGGTGTTGCAGATGCCCATGCGGCAACCGGAGGCCGGTTTGATTCCCTGCTCCTCCAGCGCAGTCAGCAGCGACTGACCGCGCGGCACGGTCAGCGTGCGGCCGCTGCGTTGCAGGGTGATGATCGCTTCGCCGCTGTCGTCCAGACGGCTCGGCGGCGGCGTGAACGCTTCGGCATGGAAGCCGCGCGCCTGGCCGTCGACCAGCGCGCGCGCCGCTTCGACGAAACCGCCGGGACCGCAGGCGTAGACGCGACGCGATGCGAGATCGGGCACGTGCGATGCGAGCTGCGCGGCGTCGATGCGGCCATCCGGCGCCGCGCCGTCGGAAACCTCGCGGGTGAGCATGCAGTGCACGCTGAAGTTCGGGTGCGCATCGGACAACGCCAACAGTTCGTCGGCGAAGCACAGTTCCTGCCGCGTGCGCGCCCAGTACAGCAGCGTCAGCGGTGTCGGCATGCCGCGTGCAGCGTGTTCGCGCACCAGCGCCATCAGCGGCGTGATGCCGCTGCCGGCGGCGAGGAACAGCCATGCGCCGTCGTCCTGCGTCCACGTCATGTCGCCGAAGGCCTGCCCGATCGCGAGCACGTCGCCGACGCAGGCGCGCTGGAACAGGTGATTGCTGAAGCGGCCGCCCTCGATGCGCTTGACCGTGATCGCCAGACGCCCGTCCGCGCGCGGTGCATCGCTCAGGCTGTAGCTGCGCGTGACCGCGCCGCCGTCGATCTCGACGCTGAGGTTGAGGTGCTGGCCGGCGCGGAAGCCGCGCCAGTGGCGGTTGGGCTGCAGCACGAGGGTGATCGCGTCGGCCGATTCGGCTCGGCGTTCGACGATGCGCGCCAGCGGCCGCTCCCAGGACCACATGGGGTCCACCTTGGCGGCCCAGAAGTCGAAGACATCCGGCGCGATGCAGGAGCGGAGCAGGCGTTTGAAGCCGCGAGGGGGCGCGGCACGGACTACGGCGTTCATGGTCGCTACTATACAGGCATCCGCACAGTCGTCTATACGACTGTATAGTAATTATGACAGCGACCCCGATATGATGCCCACCCGACCCGCCGCCATTCCGTGCCCGCGCCCGTGAGCCCCAGCCCCGATATCCATGCAGACGCCGAGCACGCGGTAGGCCGCAAGGCCACGATCTCGCGTGAAGATCTGCTGGCGGCCGCGCTCAAGCTGATCGGCCCGCATCGCAGCGTGTCGACGCTGAGTCTGCGCGAGGTCGCCCGCGAGGCCGGCATCGCGCCGAACAGCTTCTATCGCCAGTTCCGCGACATGGACGAACTGGCCGTGGCCCTGATCGACCTGGCCGGCCGCTCGCTGCGCAAGATCGTCGGCGAGGCGCGCCAGCGCGCGACCACCGACCGCAGCATCATCCGCGGCTCGGTCGAGGCGTTCATGGAGCAGGTCCGCGCCGACGACAAACTGCTGCATGTGCTGCTTCGCGAAGGCACGGTGGGTTCGGACGCCTTCAAGCAGGCGGTCGACCGCGAACTGAGCTTCTTCGAAGAGGAGCTGCGGGTGGACCTGATCCGCCTCAACGCGTCCCAGGGCATCGCCCTGCGCGAACCGGCGCTGGTGGCCAAGGCGATCACCCGACTGGTCTTCGCGATGGGCGCGACCGCAATGGACCTGCCGCCGGAAAAGGACCCGGACCTGATCCGGCAGCTCACTCTGATGGTGCGCATGATCATTGCAGGTTCGCGGACGTTGGCCGGAGAACCGGCGATTTCACCTGATTCCAGGAGCTAGCGCACCGGCAGCGGCATCCCCCGAGACGCCTTCACCGTGCGCAGCACGAAACTCGAATTCACGTCCGCCACGCCGGCCTGGTTGAGCAGGCGATCGAGCAGGAACCGCGAGAAGTGGTCCAGGTCCTGGACCACGATCTGCAGCAGGTAGTCCATGTCGCCGGTCAGGGCGTGGCAGGCAACGACCTCATCCCAGGCATTCACGAAGTCGCCAAAAGCAGCGATCGCGTCGGCATCGTGCCGGGAAAGCTGCACGCGGACGAAGGCCTGGAGTCCGAGACCCAGACGTTCGGGATCGACCTCGGCGCGATAGCCGGCGATCACGCCTTCCCGCTCGAGCCGCTGGACGCGTCGCAGGCAGGCCGAGGCGGACAGATGGATACGCTCGGCCAGCTCGGCATTGGTCAGGCGACCATTGCGCTGCAACTCGGCGAGCAGGGACAGGTCAGTACGATCCAGCTCCACGGCGGCCATTGATTGCGTCCTTTCTGACTTTTACGCAAGAAGATTGCGCCACTCCGCCACCAGCGCGCAACAACGCAAGCCTATTGCGCGATTCGGCCGCTAGAGTCGAGATCCGACACTGGAGTCCGTCCCCCCATGAACCTCGGCACCCCCAACCGCGTGGAACACCAGCTCACCGACAAGGGATATGTGCCGGTGTACACGACCGCGGTCGTGGACCAACCCTGGAGCAGCTATACCTCCACCGACCACGACGTCTGGGCGACCCTGTTCAAGCGCCAGCGCGAGATCCTCGTGGGCCGCGCCAGCGACGAGTTCCTGCGCACGCAGGAAGCGATGGGCATGGCGGCCGACCGTATCCCGAAGTTCGACGAGCTCAACCGCACCCTGCGCCGCGAGACCGGCTGGGAACTGGTCGGCGTCGAAGGCCTGCTGCCCGAACTCACCTTCTTCGACCACCTCGCCAACCGCCGCTTCCCGGTGACGTGGTGGATCCGCAAGCCCGAGCAGCTGGATTACCTGGCCGAACCGGACCTGTTCCACGATCTGTTCGGCCACGTGCCGCTGCTGATGAACCCCGTCTTCGCCGACTACATGCAGGCCTACGGCCGCGGCGGCGTGAAGGCGCACGGCATCGGCCCGGAAGCGCTGGTCAACCTGACGCGCCTGTACTGGTACACGGTCGAGTTCGGCCTGATCAAACAGGACGACGGCCTGCGCATCTATGGCAGCGGCATCGTCTCGTCCAAGGGCGAATCGATCCATTGCCTGGAAAGCGCCGCGCCAAACCGCATCGGGTTCGACCTGGAGCGCATCATGCGCACGCGCTACCGCATCGATACGTACCAGAAGACGTATTTCGTCATCGACAGCTACGAACAGCTGATGGAAGCGACGCGCCCGGACTTCACGCCGATCTACGCGAAGCTTGCGCAGCAGGATTCGATCCCGGCCGGCTCGGTGCTCGCCACCGACACCGTGTTCAACCGCGGCACCGGCGAAGGCTGGGCGACCGACGGGGACGTGTGAGGCGAGGGCGGCTTCGCCAACCTCGCCACCTGACGCGCGATACCGCAACACTCACGGCCGCGCCAGCGCCTCCATTCCGCGCAGGATATCCGCACTCGCCCGTCGCTCCTGCGTGAGCAGCTGCTTCGCCAGCGCGCGCGCGGCGACGCGCAGTTCGGGCACCGCGGTGATTTCCCACAACTGTGCACGCAGCAACGGCCCGAGCGCATACAGCCCGCGCACCGGCGATCCCGCGCCGTCGAGCGCTTCGAAACGCGGTGAGGCCTCGATGCCCAAACCCAGCGGATCGGCGGTGATCAATCCCGAATCCCGCAGCTGCGCGATCAGCGGATGGCTGGTGCGATCCACGTCGGTGTCGAAACCGGTCGCGCGCACCACGACGTCGTAGTTTTCGCGGCTCGCATGGGCGAAACCACGATCACGGATCAACACCTCGACCGATTCGCCGGCCCAGCGCGCGCGCAGCAGCCGTCCCGCACGCACGCGCAGGCGTCCGCGCGTGCGCAGTTCTTCCAGCTCGCGCGACAGCGGCGGCGCCACGCGATGACGCAGGACTTCCCAATGCGAACGCAGGTGGCGCAGGAACTGAGCGCGGCTGGGCTGCGACAGCCCGCGCCAGAAGCCTTGCAGGTACGGGCGCAGCGCATCGATCAGGCTGCGCCAGTCCGGCACGATGGGCGTGAGCGCGCGCAATGCGCGTACCAGCTCGCGGAGATCATGGGTGTTGAGCGCATGCAGCACCGTCGGTGGCAACGCGATCGGGTCGGAAGGCTCCTCCACGTGCGACTGCGGCAACAGCCCGTGGCGCGACAGCGCGGTGATCGCACCGCGATGGCCGCGCCGGTGCAGCGTCGTCACCACATCGGCCATCGTCAGGCCGGTGCCGATGATCAGCACGCGCTGGCTCGGCTCGATGCGGTCGATGGCGCCGATGCCATCCAGTCCGTTCTGCCACGGCCAGGCGACGTAGCCCGGATGCACCGCCAGGCGGGGGCCGATGCCGGCCAGTGGCTGCGGCGGCAACGCACCGACCGCCAGCACCACGCGATCGCTGATGAAATCCGAGCCGTCGGCCAGGTGCACGCGGAACGCCGGACCTTCGCGATCGATCGCGATGGCTTCCTGCTCGATCCGGTTGAGCGCGGCCAGCGACAGCTGCGACGCCGCGACCAGTCGCGAATGCAGGTACTCGCCGTACACCAGACGCGGCAGGAATGTGGTGCGCGCGCGTTCGGTGAGGTTGAGCCAGTCGGCGAACTCGCCGGGATGGTCCGAGGTCGCGCCGAGATCGCGCGCACGCACGTTCAGCAGGTGCTCCGGTCGCGCCTCGCCATAGGCAACGCCGCGACCGTAGGTGTCGGACACGCCGACCAGCTGGATGTCCACGCCCTCCGGCGCCGCGCGCGCCAGTTCCGTGGCCAGGGCACAACCGCTGAAACCGGCGCCGATGATGCTGATCCGCATGTCGTCCACTCCCGCGTCGTCGTGCGCCTATTCGTAGGCGATGACGCGAGCGCGGAAGTAAACGGCCGGTTACGCGGCGGCGTTTTCCACGCAACGGATCGTCAGTGCGACATAACCGATCGGCATGTGGTTCACGCCACGCGCGCACGGGCGGGCGAGGGCACGCTCGGGGCCGACGGCGTCTTCGGCTTCCAGCGCCGGTCGAGCAGCACCTTGGCGACCACCGCCGCGCCGAGCGGTCCGAACCACGCCAGGTAATGCAGCACCGATCCGTCCACGCCCGGCAGCAGGCGCGGCAGACCGATACCGAGGAAGGCGATGTGCGTGGCGATGCCATTGCCGATCATCGCGGTGTAGTGCTCGACCATCCACCAGCGCGGCGGCGCCTCGTTGCGCACGTAGCGCCGACGACGGCGCAGCATGTCCGCGCCGGTGAGCAGGCCGACCGCCGAGAAGCCCATCAGCAACGGCGCGCCCACGCGCACGCCGAGCGCGAGGACGCCCGCTCCCGCGAGCAGCGACGACACCGCCAGCGCGACATACACCGGCCCCGCGAAGCGCACCGGCGCGGCCTTGTCGCGTACCGCCCGCCATGACGTCCACACGCCGGTGGCGGTGATGACGACGAGGTAGCCGAGGAACGCACCGGTCACCGGATGTCCGTCGACCACGCGCACGATCGCCATCGGCGCGCCCGTGACGACGATGCCTAGCATCGCCAGCAGATAGACCCGCCCGGTGGTGCGGTGCGCGGGCGTGCCCTTGCGCAGCCATGCGGCGGTCCAGAACGTGACCAGCGCGACCGCTCCGACCAGCACGTGGACGACAACCAGCAGCTTGTAGGCACTCATGGCACGGCTCCTGAGGACGTGCTGCCAGACTGCGTCGCGCGCCCGGCGGCTCGCAGTGCCCGCGGTCATCGCCGCGACCTGCCGGAAGTCACTTTCTGCGTCCGCGCCATTGCGGCGCCGCGCCCATCGCCGCAGCATGGCTGCATGCACGAACGTGTCCGCCAGGCGCTCCAGCCCCTCAACCTTGCGGCAGCCTTCACGCTGGCTGCGATCGGCTTCGGCCTGCGCTACGAAATCCCGGCGCAGCAGCAGCCTCTGGCATGGACGTTGATCGGCACGACCCTGCTGTCGGTCCTTGCACTGGACTGGCTACCGCGGCGGCCAGCGGCACGCGCGGCGCTGTACGCGTTGCAGGCCGTATGCGGCTTCGTGCTGATCTCGATGGCCCCGCGCACCGGCATCGCACCGGTGGTGCTGGTGATCCTCATCGCCGAGCTGGCGATGGAGTACCGTCCGCGCGTGGTGCTCGTGCTGGCGGTAGTACTCAACGCAGTGCTGTACGCATTGCTGGCGCGCGGCGGCCACAGCGCACCGCACGTCCAGATCGCGCTGTACATCGGCTTCCAGGCGTTCGCCGCGCTGACCACGCACTACGCGCGCACCGCGGAGGAAGCACGCGATCGCCTCGCCCGGGTCAATGCCGATCTGCTGGCGACGCGTGCCTTGTTGGCCGACAGCGCGCGCGACAACGAACGCCTGCGCGTGGCGCGCGAGCTGCACGATGTCGCCGGCCACAAGCTCACCGCGATGACGCTGAATCTGCGCGCGCTCGCCGCCGATCCCGCGTTCGCCGGACGGCAGGAGATCGCGCTGGCGCAGCAGCTGTCGAGCGAGCTGCTCACCGACATCCGCGGCATCGTGCAGGCGATGCGCCACGATCGCGGGCTCGACCTCGGTACGGCGCTGCGCGCGCTGGCCGCGCCGATGCCGCGTCCGGCCCTGCAGCTGCACATCGCCGAGTCGGTGCACGTCACCGATCCCGCCGTCGCCGAAGCCGTGTTGCGCCTGGTGCAGGAAGCGCTGACCAACAGCGCGCGCCATGCCGACGCCGACGTCGTACAGGTGTGGCTGGACTGTGCGGACCGGCGTCTGCACATCCGCGTCGAGGACGACGGCCACGTGCGCGGCGCGCTGCGCGAGGGCAACGGCCTGTCGGGCATGCGCGAACGCGTCGCCGGTGCGGGCGGCGAGCTGGCGCTGAGCACGTCCGAGCGCGGCGCCCTGCGCATCGATGCGAGCCTGCCTGCATGAGCGACGCGCCGC
It contains:
- the phhA gene encoding phenylalanine 4-monooxygenase; this encodes MNLGTPNRVEHQLTDKGYVPVYTTAVVDQPWSSYTSTDHDVWATLFKRQREILVGRASDEFLRTQEAMGMAADRIPKFDELNRTLRRETGWELVGVEGLLPELTFFDHLANRRFPVTWWIRKPEQLDYLAEPDLFHDLFGHVPLLMNPVFADYMQAYGRGGVKAHGIGPEALVNLTRLYWYTVEFGLIKQDDGLRIYGSGIVSSKGESIHCLESAAPNRIGFDLERIMRTRYRIDTYQKTYFVIDSYEQLMEATRPDFTPIYAKLAQQDSIPAGSVLATDTVFNRGTGEGWATDGDV
- a CDS encoding Lrp/AsnC family transcriptional regulator, which translates into the protein MAAVELDRTDLSLLAELQRNGRLTNAELAERIHLSASACLRRVQRLEREGVIAGYRAEVDPERLGLGLQAFVRVQLSRHDADAIAAFGDFVNAWDEVVACHALTGDMDYLLQIVVQDLDHFSRFLLDRLLNQAGVADVNSSFVLRTVKASRGMPLPVR
- a CDS encoding FAD/NAD(P)-binding protein; the encoded protein is MRISIIGAGFSGCALATELARAAPEGVDIQLVGVSDTYGRGVAYGEARPEHLLNVRARDLGATSDHPGEFADWLNLTERARTTFLPRLVYGEYLHSRLVAASQLSLAALNRIEQEAIAIDREGPAFRVHLADGSDFISDRVVLAVGALPPQPLAGIGPRLAVHPGYVAWPWQNGLDGIGAIDRIEPSQRVLIIGTGLTMADVVTTLHRRGHRGAITALSRHGLLPQSHVEEPSDPIALPPTVLHALNTHDLRELVRALRALTPIVPDWRSLIDALRPYLQGFWRGLSQPSRAQFLRHLRSHWEVLRHRVAPPLSRELEELRTRGRLRVRAGRLLRARWAGESVEVLIRDRGFAHASRENYDVVVRATGFDTDVDRTSHPLIAQLRDSGLITADPLGLGIEASPRFEALDGAGSPVRGLYALGPLLRAQLWEITAVPELRVAARALAKQLLTQERRASADILRGMEALARP
- a CDS encoding ferredoxin reductase translates to MNAVVRAAPPRGFKRLLRSCIAPDVFDFWAAKVDPMWSWERPLARIVERRAESADAITLVLQPNRHWRGFRAGQHLNLSVEIDGGAVTRSYSLSDAPRADGRLAITVKRIEGGRFSNHLFQRACVGDVLAIGQAFGDMTWTQDDGAWLFLAAGSGITPLMALVREHAARGMPTPLTLLYWARTRQELCFADELLALSDAHPNFSVHCMLTREVSDGAAPDGRIDAAQLASHVPDLASRRVYACGPGGFVEAARALVDGQARGFHAEAFTPPPSRLDDSGEAIITLQRSGRTLTVPRGQSLLTALEEQGIKPASGCRMGICNTCACGKSSGTSRHVHTGESTAEPVSALRLCVSAAASDLVLDL
- a CDS encoding sensor histidine kinase, giving the protein MHERVRQALQPLNLAAAFTLAAIGFGLRYEIPAQQQPLAWTLIGTTLLSVLALDWLPRRPAARAALYALQAVCGFVLISMAPRTGIAPVVLVILIAELAMEYRPRVVLVLAVVLNAVLYALLARGGHSAPHVQIALYIGFQAFAALTTHYARTAEEARDRLARVNADLLATRALLADSARDNERLRVARELHDVAGHKLTAMTLNLRALAADPAFAGRQEIALAQQLSSELLTDIRGIVQAMRHDRGLDLGTALRALAAPMPRPALQLHIAESVHVTDPAVAEAVLRLVQEALTNSARHADADVVQVWLDCADRRLHIRVEDDGHVRGALREGNGLSGMRERVAGAGGELALSTSERGALRIDASLPA
- the fabR gene encoding HTH-type transcriptional repressor FabR, with the protein product MHADAEHAVGRKATISREDLLAAALKLIGPHRSVSTLSLREVAREAGIAPNSFYRQFRDMDELAVALIDLAGRSLRKIVGEARQRATTDRSIIRGSVEAFMEQVRADDKLLHVLLREGTVGSDAFKQAVDRELSFFEEELRVDLIRLNASQGIALREPALVAKAITRLVFAMGATAMDLPPEKDPDLIRQLTLMVRMIIAGSRTLAGEPAISPDSRS